The following coding sequences are from one Pocillopora verrucosa isolate sample1 chromosome 5, ASM3666991v2, whole genome shotgun sequence window:
- the LOC131778230 gene encoding alpha-1A adrenergic receptor-like codes for MESDFRVAICTTGLIFLVLFCSVASVANGLLLVVLYKDPSRCFRKPIVVYIAALALMDFLSGSVTGIGVIYNYILCALGKENSSSLEGTMFAAVFAGFTICTANMLALLLSCERLFAVAFPIDYRQKSTVQRGVIAVAAVVVYSLTFSLSNLAGSNWRSTPLRFHLTVTAPFLALIAVNIALVMVIRLHNRKTECLLEGSVRPSNYSGVESKRRQREKTLAVTTQLIVFCFIASLLPYLIFKLMDLYLPEYREQDWFFAGVRFFLPFVYLNPAANPLIFNFRLAHFRRAFRLVFMSRFEPRDRHLQLKVIQFSSSERSRDI; via the coding sequence ATGGAAAGCGACTTTAGAGTGGCAATCTGCACAACGGGGCTGATTTTTCTCGTTTTGTTTTGCTCTGTTGCATCTGTCGCTAATGGTTTACTCCTTGTTGTTCTGTACAAAGATCCCTCAAGATGCTTCAGGAAGCCTATAGTGGTGTACATAGCCGCTCTAGCGCTGATGGACTTTTTGAGTGGAAGTGTGACAGGAATTGGTGTTATCTACAATTATATTTTGTGCGCACTTGGAAAAGAGAATTCTTCCTCACTGGAAGGTACAATGTTCGCAGCAGTTTTCGCTGGGTTCACAATTTGTACAGCAAATATGTTAGCGTTGTTGCTGTCTTGTGAGAGGCTCTTTGCTGTAGCTTTTCCAATCGACTATCGGCAAAAGTCCACGGTACAGAGAGGTGTCATTGCTGTGGCAGCCGTGGTGGTTTACTCTCTTACCTTCAGTTTATCAAATTTAGCGGGGTCTAATTGGAGGAGTACACCTTTACGCTTTCACTTGACTGTTACTGCACCCTTCTTGGCATTGATCGCTGTAAATATAGCGCTTGTTATGGTAATAAGACTGCACAACAGGAAAACAGAATGTCTGTTGGAAGGTTCTGTAAGGCCATCAAATTACTCTGGTGTTGAATCAAAACGTAGACAGAGAGAGAAGACTTTGGCAGTCACCACACAACTGATAGTGTTTTGTTTTATAGCATCTCTACTTCCTTATCTCATCTTTAAATTAATGGATCTCTATTTGCCCGAATACAGAGAGCAGGATTGGTTTTTCGCCGGTGTAAGATTTTTCCTCCCGTTCGTCTATCTAAACCCCGCAGCCAACCCTCTGATATTCAACTTCAGACTTGCGCACTTCCGGCGGGCGTTCAGACTCGTTTTCATGTCACGCTTTGAGCCACGTGATAGGCACCTTCAGCTGAAGGTCATACAGTTCAGTTCCTCTGAAAGGTCACGTGACATCTAA
- the LOC131778251 gene encoding uncharacterized protein, whose product MSTEDHLILNSLSVMIQTGILIFLLGVSNVTAADLALGQPANMIFPCESEAALAVEGTSAGCAVTTLLTDPWWRVDLGTSYVVDVVDIIAGADGLTDFEIRVGDNLDNEGNLNQKCGGPYTLTSSQKKSFSCTPGIKGRYVNIQIAGNNKKLAICEVSVNPNPTVNLALSKSAYQSSVSFDGYPVRAVDGNTDSVWSSSSCTHTNETTDPWWRADLGSSQHVSEVFIVNRVEAKFRLFNIEIRVGDSLANNGNSNPRCGGLHSMANLLKASFYCKPRKTGRYVNIRLKGRRMFLTLCEVEVYSESRAILKYKPVKNSVQDAYYQTSITLVCPEPFGYPEPFVAWVKNGVVLQNSSSDLTLDLSITAQRNTTKWTIDCVASNKHGADYHRFVLNLHSRYAMCTEFRDLMEGTRTVRHVVHNQQSAQNDGDIDNRAWYRFVSQATGTPVQLPDSCTEPWTCGTQASGWLRGGHPSMEEGLVRRNVCFSWNDNCCFAEVQALVRHCYGYYVYKLQPTALEFKVKARYCVENRAIPYEDALFYQPVTKTGVQSALTNHAIHTEYHVTSSWKCMAYCLSEMTCVSFSYFPQSNTCELSNSTESSNPEGLRKRPGTEYYEKTSHSSFLG is encoded by the exons ATGTCAACTGAGGACCATCTTATATTGAATTCTTTAAGC GTGATGATACAAACTGGGATATTGATTTTTCTGTTAGGAGTCTCCAATGTAACAGCAG CTGACTTGGCATTGGGACAACCGGCAAACATGATCTTTCCTTGCGAATCAGAAGCTGCATTGGCTGTTGAAGGCACATCAGCAGGGTGTGCAGTAACCACTCTTCTCACGGACCCCTGGTGGCGTGTAGATCTGGGGACGAGTTACGTTGTCGATGTAGTAGACATTATAGCCGGTGCAGATGGATTAACAGATTTTGAAATACGAGTCG GTGACAATCTTGATAATGAAGGAAACTTAAACCAAAAGTGTGGAGGACCATACACTTTGACTTCTTCACAGAAAAAGTCCTTCTCTTGCACCCCAGGTATCAAAGGTCGGTATGTGAACATCCAAATAGCGGGAAACAACAAGAAGCTGGCCATCTGTGAGGTGTCAGTTAATCCTAATCCAACAG TAAACCTTGCTTTGAGCAAGTCAGCATATCAGTCCTCTGTCTCCTTCGATGGTTACCCTGTGCGAGCAGTGGATGGAAATACTGACAGTGTCTGGAGCTCAAGCAGTTGTACACATACAAATGAAACAACAGATCCCTGGTGGCGTGCGGATCTGGGATCAAGTCAGCACGTGTCAGAGGTGTTCATAGTCAACAGAGTAGAGGCTAAATTTAGGCTTTTCAACATAGAAATTCGTGTCG GAGATAGTTTGGCAAATAATGGAAACTCCAATCCGAGGTGTGGTGGCTTGCATTCGATGGCTAATTTACTCAAAGCTTCGTTTTATTGCAAACCGAGAAAAACTGGACGATACGTAAATATCAGACTGAAGGGAAGAAGGATGTTTCTGACTTTGTGCGAGGTGGAGGTGTATTCCGAAAGCAGAG CCATTCTGAAATACAAGCCAGTAAAAAACTCAGTGCAGGACGCCTATTACCAAACTTCTATAACTCTGGTCTGTCCAGAGCCTTTCGGTTATCCTGAACCGTTTGTAGCCTGGGTAAAAAATGGTGTCGTCCTTCAAAACAGCTCATCCGACTTGACACTGGATCTGTCAATCACTGCTCAAAGGAATACTACCAAGTGGACAATTGACTGTGTGGCCAGCAACAAACATGGCGCTGATTATCACAGATTTGTTTTGAACTTGCACA GCAGATATGCGATGTGCACGGAATTCAGAGACCTAATGGAAGGGACTAGAACAGTTCGTCATGTAGTGCATAACCAACAGTCGGCGCAAAATGATGGGGATATTGATAACCGTGCATGGTACCGATTTGTTAGTCAAGCCACAGGAACCCCAGTGCAG CTACCGGACTCCTGCACGGAACCTTGGACTTGTGGAACTCAGGCCTCAGGCTGGCTTCGCGGGGGTCATCCATCAATGGAAGAGGGCCTTGTACGCCGGAATGTTTGCTTTAGTTGGAATGACAATTGCTGCTTTGCCGAAGTGCAGGCGCTAGTCAGGCATTGCTATGGATACTATGTGTATAAGCTGCAGCCGACAGCTTTGGAATTCAAAGTGAAAGCCAGATATTGCGTAG AAAACCGAGCCATCCCTTATGAAGATGCTTTGTTTTACCAACCCGTTACAAAAACTGGTGTGCAGTCAGCATTGACAAATCACGCGATTCACACGGAATATCACGTGACATCTTCATGGAAGTGTATGGCCTATTGCCTCTCGGAGATGACGTGTGTGTCATTCAGCTACTTCCCCCAGAGTAACACATGTGAGCTTAGCAACAGCACTGAATCGAGTAACCCGGAAGGTTTGAGAAAGAGACCTGGGACCGAATATTACGAAAAGACAAGTCATTCATCATTCTTAGGTTGA